A section of the Thauera chlorobenzoica genome encodes:
- a CDS encoding phosphatidylglycerophosphatase A family protein, giving the protein MRPTPRLLMSHPAHFISLGFGAGLSPWAPGTAGTLLAWALYPLIRAPLSEFVFLALLTGLFVAGTLAAERTGRALGVPDHGGIVWDEMVATWLVLLFTPQGLLWQAIAVALFRFFDIVKPPPVRWADRAFKGGFGVMLDDLFAAGYTLLVLAILVALIGA; this is encoded by the coding sequence ATGCGCCCGACTCCCCGCCTGCTGATGAGCCACCCCGCCCACTTCATCTCCCTCGGTTTCGGCGCCGGGCTGTCCCCCTGGGCGCCGGGCACGGCAGGCACGCTGCTGGCGTGGGCACTCTACCCGCTGATCCGCGCGCCGCTCTCCGAGTTCGTCTTCCTCGCCCTCCTCACCGGCCTGTTCGTCGCCGGCACCCTCGCCGCCGAGCGCACCGGGCGCGCGCTCGGCGTACCCGACCATGGCGGCATCGTCTGGGACGAGATGGTCGCGACCTGGCTGGTGCTGCTGTTTACGCCGCAGGGCCTGCTCTGGCAGGCCATTGCGGTGGCGCTGTTCCGCTTTTTCGACATCGTCAAGCCGCCACCGGTGCGCTGGGCCGACCGCGCCTTCAAGGGCGGCTTCGGCGTGATGCTCGACGATCTTTTCGCCGCCGGCTACACCCTGCTGGTG
- the thiL gene encoding thiamine-phosphate kinase, with the protein MPLVPPPPPSAPAAPVSEFDLIRRHFDRAAHHTDLAVGDDAALFRARPGMQLAVSTDMLVAGTHFLPDTDPEDLGWKTLAVNLSDLAAMGAEPRWALLAAALPAADEAWIAAFARGLFACAEAFAVDLAGGDTTRGPLTLSVTIIGEVPQGQAITRAGARAGDDLWISGQPGRAALGLAALRGEVELNPAARADCIAALQRPQPRVALGLALRGLASAMLDVSDGLLGDLGHLLERSASGAVIDVAALPLAALRRTGAGDEHCRRSLLSGGDDYELLFTAPATARPRIEELGRRLALPLHRIGTLTAASGELWLREADGTLAATTRTGYDHFG; encoded by the coding sequence ATGCCCCTCGTACCACCCCCCCCACCCTCCGCCCCTGCCGCCCCGGTGTCGGAGTTCGACCTCATCCGGCGCCATTTCGACCGCGCCGCGCACCACACCGACCTCGCCGTCGGCGACGATGCGGCGCTCTTCCGCGCCCGCCCCGGCATGCAGCTCGCCGTGTCCACCGACATGCTGGTCGCCGGCACCCACTTCCTGCCCGACACCGACCCCGAAGACCTGGGCTGGAAGACCCTTGCCGTCAATCTCTCCGATCTCGCCGCGATGGGCGCCGAGCCGCGCTGGGCCCTGCTCGCCGCCGCCCTGCCGGCGGCCGACGAGGCCTGGATCGCCGCCTTCGCACGCGGCCTGTTCGCCTGCGCCGAAGCCTTTGCGGTCGACCTGGCCGGCGGCGACACCACCCGCGGCCCGCTGACGTTGTCTGTCACCATCATCGGCGAGGTGCCGCAGGGACAGGCGATCACCCGTGCCGGCGCCCGCGCTGGAGACGATCTGTGGATCTCCGGCCAGCCCGGCCGCGCGGCGCTCGGGCTGGCAGCGCTGCGTGGTGAAGTCGAGCTGAACCCGGCGGCACGCGCCGACTGCATCGCCGCCTTGCAGCGCCCGCAGCCGCGCGTGGCGCTCGGCCTCGCCCTGCGCGGGCTGGCGAGCGCGATGCTCGACGTCTCCGACGGCCTGCTCGGTGACCTCGGCCACCTCCTCGAACGTTCCGCCAGCGGTGCCGTGATCGACGTCGCCGCCCTGCCGCTGGCCGCACTGCGCCGCACCGGCGCCGGCGACGAGCACTGCCGCCGCAGCCTGCTGTCCGGCGGCGACGACTACGAGCTGCTGTTTACCGCCCCTGCCACCGCCCGCCCCCGGATCGAAGAGCTCGGCCGCCGCCTCGCCCTGCCACTGCATCGCATCGGCACCCTGACCGCGGCCTCGGGCGAACTGTGGCTGCGCGAAGCGGACGGCACCCTGGCGGCGACGACGCGCACCGGCTACGATCATTTCGGCTGA
- the ubiT gene encoding ubiquinone anaerobic biosynthesis accessory factor UbiT: MPALPALPRPSMLSALLPGSLRQRIGARLNDFRVPSFTVPAPIARIVARLPQQPPTHALTLALNLALGRILPRDALEPLTGRHLQIRVLDAGLRLDFTLAASGFCRAAATARPDLVISATTRDFLALALREEDPDTLFFSRRLRMEGDTELGLLVKNTLDAVDWDALKTKLVGRRSG, from the coding sequence ATGCCCGCGCTCCCCGCCCTGCCCCGCCCGTCGATGCTGTCCGCACTGCTGCCCGGCAGCCTGCGCCAGCGCATCGGCGCGCGCCTGAACGACTTCCGTGTGCCGAGCTTCACCGTGCCGGCGCCGATCGCCCGGATCGTCGCCCGCCTGCCGCAGCAACCGCCCACCCACGCCCTGACCCTGGCGCTGAATCTCGCCCTCGGCCGCATCCTGCCGCGCGACGCGCTCGAGCCGCTGACCGGCCGCCATCTGCAGATACGCGTGCTCGACGCCGGCCTGCGGCTCGATTTCACCCTCGCCGCCAGCGGTTTTTGCCGTGCCGCCGCAACCGCCAGGCCCGATCTGGTGATCTCCGCCACAACCCGCGACTTCCTCGCCCTGGCGTTGCGCGAAGAAGACCCCGACACCCTGTTCTTCAGTCGCCGCCTGCGCATGGAGGGCGACACCGAGCTCGGCCTGCTGGTCAAGAACACGCTCGACGCGGTGGACTGGGACGCCCTCAAGACCAAACTGGTCGGCCGCCGCAGCGGCTGA
- a CDS encoding U32 family peptidase, whose protein sequence is MKLALGPLLYYWPRQSVLDFYAGLADSPVDSVYLGETVCSRRHELRLDDWFEVGHMLAAAGKEVVLSTQGLIESESDLKALRRIVRQTDFRVEANDMGAVRLLAEAGVKDWVAGPTLNIFNPHTLQLLIDTGATRWAVAPELSGATLAELRAGLAAPIETEVYAYGRLPLAHSARCFTARHFNLQKDTCEFRCLSIMDGITLRTREGEPFLTLNGVQTQSARVHNLLGDLPAVRAHSEVLRISPQGADTARVVALFRAALDGDTTPAEALAASRAWMVAEPCNGFWHGRAGVEQYVAA, encoded by the coding sequence ATGAAACTCGCCCTCGGCCCCCTGCTCTACTACTGGCCGCGCCAGAGCGTGCTCGATTTCTACGCCGGCCTCGCCGACAGCCCGGTCGACAGCGTCTATCTGGGCGAAACCGTATGCTCGCGCCGCCATGAGCTGCGCCTCGACGACTGGTTCGAAGTCGGCCACATGCTCGCCGCCGCGGGCAAGGAAGTGGTACTCAGCACCCAGGGCCTGATCGAATCCGAATCCGACCTCAAGGCGCTGCGCCGCATCGTGCGCCAGACCGACTTCCGCGTCGAAGCCAACGACATGGGCGCGGTACGCCTGCTCGCCGAAGCCGGGGTGAAGGACTGGGTCGCCGGCCCGACCCTGAACATCTTCAACCCGCACACCCTGCAGCTGCTGATCGACACCGGCGCCACGCGCTGGGCGGTGGCCCCCGAGCTGTCCGGCGCCACCCTCGCCGAGCTGCGCGCCGGCCTCGCCGCGCCGATCGAGACCGAAGTCTATGCCTACGGCCGCCTGCCGCTGGCGCACTCGGCGCGCTGCTTCACCGCCCGTCACTTCAACCTGCAGAAGGACACCTGCGAGTTCCGCTGCCTGTCGATCATGGACGGCATCACCTTGCGCACCCGCGAAGGCGAACCCTTCCTGACCCTGAACGGGGTGCAGACGCAGTCGGCGCGGGTGCACAACCTGCTCGGTGACCTGCCTGCGGTACGCGCGCACAGCGAAGTGCTGCGCATCAGCCCGCAGGGTGCCGACACCGCCCGGGTGGTCGCGCTCTTTCGCGCCGCGCTCGACGGCGACACGACCCCGGCCGAGGCCCTCGCCGCCAGCCGCGCGTGGATGGTCGCCGAGCCCTGCAACGGTTTCTGGCACGGCCGCGCCGGCGTCGAACAGTACGTGGCGGCCTAA
- the ubiU gene encoding ubiquinone anaerobic biosynthesis protein UbiU produces the protein MTVRPPIELVCPAGSLPALKTAIDHGADCVYLGFKDATNARNFTGLNFDPAQMREGIAYAHARSRKVLLALNTYPQAGNWSSWTAAIDRAAEFGLDALILADPGLMAYAAKTHPGLRLHLSVQGSATSYEAINFYHERFGIQRAVLPRVLSLAQVENVIANSPVEIEVFGFGGLCVMVEGRCALSAYATGESPNCNGACSPGKHVRWEDTPQGMETRLNGILIDRFAEGERAGYPTLCKGRFEVNDETYYALEEPTSLNTLELLPELARIGIRAIKIEGRQRSPAYVTQVTKVWRAALDKLRAGPESFTVLPAWMAELNKVSEGQAHTLGAYYRPWK, from the coding sequence ATGACCGTCCGCCCCCCGATCGAGCTCGTCTGCCCCGCCGGCAGCCTGCCGGCCCTCAAGACCGCCATCGACCACGGCGCCGATTGCGTCTATCTCGGCTTCAAGGACGCCACCAACGCGCGCAACTTCACCGGCTTGAATTTCGATCCGGCGCAGATGCGCGAAGGCATCGCCTACGCCCACGCCCGCAGCCGCAAGGTGCTGCTCGCGCTCAACACCTACCCGCAGGCCGGCAACTGGTCGAGCTGGACCGCCGCCATCGACCGCGCCGCGGAATTCGGCCTCGATGCGCTGATCCTCGCCGATCCCGGGCTGATGGCCTACGCCGCCAAGACCCACCCGGGTCTGCGCCTGCACCTGTCGGTGCAGGGCTCGGCCACCAGCTACGAGGCGATCAACTTCTACCACGAGCGCTTCGGCATCCAGCGCGCGGTGCTGCCGCGGGTGCTCTCGCTCGCCCAGGTCGAGAACGTCATCGCCAACTCGCCGGTGGAAATCGAAGTGTTCGGCTTCGGCGGCCTGTGCGTGATGGTCGAGGGCCGCTGCGCGCTGTCGGCCTATGCCACCGGCGAATCGCCCAACTGCAACGGCGCCTGCTCGCCGGGCAAGCACGTGCGCTGGGAAGACACCCCGCAGGGGATGGAAACCCGCCTCAACGGCATCCTCATCGACCGCTTCGCCGAGGGCGAGCGTGCCGGCTACCCGACGCTGTGCAAGGGCCGCTTCGAAGTCAACGACGAGACCTATTACGCGCTCGAGGAGCCGACCAGCCTCAACACCCTGGAGCTGCTCCCCGAACTGGCCCGCATCGGCATCCGCGCGATCAAGATCGAGGGCCGCCAGCGCAGCCCGGCCTACGTCACCCAGGTCACCAAGGTCTGGCGCGCCGCGCTCGACAAGCTGCGGGCGGGGCCCGAATCGTTCACCGTGCTGCCGGCGTGGATGGCCGAGCTCAACAAGGTCTCGGAAGGCCAGGCCCACACCCTGGGCGCCTATTACCGCCCCTGGAAGTGA
- a CDS encoding sodium:solute symporter family protein, translating to MLLWLVVAYLIVSIGIGLYAATRVHNARDYITAGRNLPMVVVLAMVFATWFGAETVLGISATFLEEGFRGLISDPLGASVCLVLFGLVFARPLYRMNLLTLGDFFRMRYNRSTELVLSICIVLSYLGWVAAQVTALGLVFNVLSADVVSMNEGMLIGAGVVLVYTLFGGMWSVAMTTFVQMIVIILGLLWVTWIAGDMAGGFETVISRAAAEGKFDFLPTLDIVDLIAWIAAFATMALGSIPQQDVFQRVNSSKNETVAVWGTTLGGVSYFFFAAVPLFLAYTANIIDPAMVERLMAQDSQLILPTLILQYMPFYAQVIFFGALLSVIMSTASGTLLAPSVTFSENVLRGFLPGMNDRQFLWSTRLTVVLFTALVTWYATATESSIHEMVENAYRVTLAGAFVPLAAGLFWRRANNLGAALAIVLGLATWLLLENFVAEGDVEPQLYGLAASALGMLIGGYLGARPHHRPHIGGHHAAAGTYHQPR from the coding sequence ATGCTGCTCTGGCTTGTCGTCGCCTATCTGATCGTCTCCATCGGCATCGGCCTGTATGCCGCCACCCGGGTGCACAACGCCCGCGACTACATCACCGCCGGGCGCAACCTGCCGATGGTGGTAGTGCTGGCGATGGTGTTCGCCACCTGGTTCGGGGCCGAGACCGTGCTCGGCATCTCCGCCACCTTCCTCGAAGAGGGCTTTCGCGGCCTGATCTCCGATCCGCTCGGCGCCTCGGTGTGCCTGGTGCTGTTCGGCCTCGTCTTCGCCCGCCCGCTGTACCGCATGAACCTGCTCACCCTGGGCGACTTCTTTCGCATGCGCTACAACCGCAGCACCGAGCTGGTGCTGTCGATCTGCATCGTGCTGTCCTACCTGGGCTGGGTCGCGGCGCAGGTCACCGCGCTCGGCCTGGTGTTCAACGTGCTGTCGGCCGACGTCGTATCGATGAACGAAGGCATGCTGATCGGCGCCGGCGTGGTGCTGGTCTATACCCTGTTCGGCGGCATGTGGTCGGTGGCAATGACCACCTTCGTCCAGATGATCGTGATCATCCTCGGCCTGCTCTGGGTGACCTGGATCGCCGGCGACATGGCCGGAGGCTTCGAGACGGTGATTTCCAGAGCTGCGGCCGAAGGCAAGTTCGACTTCCTGCCCACCCTCGACATCGTCGACCTGATCGCCTGGATCGCCGCCTTCGCCACCATGGCGCTGGGTTCGATCCCGCAGCAGGACGTCTTCCAGCGCGTCAATTCATCGAAGAACGAGACCGTCGCGGTGTGGGGCACGACGCTCGGCGGCGTGAGCTACTTCTTCTTCGCCGCAGTGCCGCTGTTCCTCGCCTACACCGCCAACATCATCGACCCCGCGATGGTCGAGCGCCTGATGGCACAGGACTCGCAGCTGATCCTGCCGACCCTGATCCTGCAATACATGCCGTTCTACGCCCAGGTGATCTTCTTCGGCGCCCTGCTGTCGGTGATCATGAGCACTGCCTCGGGCACCCTGCTGGCGCCCTCGGTGACCTTCTCCGAAAACGTCCTCCGCGGCTTCCTGCCGGGCATGAACGACCGCCAGTTCCTGTGGAGCACGCGTCTCACCGTGGTGCTGTTCACCGCGCTGGTCACCTGGTACGCCACCGCCACCGAATCGAGCATCCACGAGATGGTCGAGAACGCCTACCGCGTGACCCTGGCCGGCGCCTTCGTGCCCCTTGCCGCCGGCCTGTTCTGGCGGCGCGCGAACAACCTGGGGGCGGCGCTGGCGATCGTGCTCGGCCTGGCGACCTGGCTGCTGCTGGAGAATTTCGTCGCCGAAGGCGATGTCGAGCCCCAGCTCTACGGCCTCGCGGCGAGCGCCCTCGGGATGCTGATCGGCGGCTACCTCGGCGCCCGCCCCCACCACCGCCCGCACATCGGCGGCCACCACGCCGCCGCAGGCACCTATCACCAACCGCGCTGA
- the rocD gene encoding ornithine--oxo-acid transaminase, with product MTTARNDPAELRSPHSTVAIIGAASALGAPHAGPASAPEALREGAVAQRLNAIGVAAEWLDPLHPLPPPSPAPDMHSRIEACASFARCLADRLAALPAGRFPLVLGGDHAIATGTWRGLGRRCGRAPGLIWVDAHLDSHTERSTHSGNIHGMPLAALLGTGHPSLTAIPGPALDPARTCIIGARAWEPEEQALLARLGVRVFEMAEIDRRGLAAVFAEAMAIARADPEAGFGLSLDLDALDPQAFPAVTCPEADGLDPRALAEALMRLRTCPDLVGLEIVEYRPDLDPERHGARWIAEFAVAALGPDGTSLQARERRYGAANYAPLPAVFQRGEGVWLWDVDGRRYLDMMSAYSAVSFGHSHPRLVDALVTQAQRLALTSRAFFSDRLPVFLERLCTTFGFERALPVNTGLEAVETALKAARKWGHEVKGIAPERARIIACEGNFHGRSIAIIGLSSNARYRAGFGPFPAGLERVPFGDADALEAAITPETAAFLVEPIQGEGGIIVPPPGYLSRCAEICRRHHVLLIADEVQTGLGRTGRLLACEHEGVRPDGLILGKALGGGLLPASAFLADRAVMDVFRPGDHGSTFGGNPLAAAVGTEVLALLAETRPWEHAERLGAKLIAQLRQAKLPGVREIRGRGLLVGVALDPAFADAGEVAERLLTAGIATRDTNGNVVRLAPPLVIDEDVLDAAAQTIITVLRTYPGPHTSVPHPHPAFIQ from the coding sequence ATGACGACAGCCCGAAACGACCCCGCCGAACTACGCTCTCCGCATTCAACCGTAGCGATCATCGGCGCCGCCTCGGCGCTCGGCGCTCCGCATGCCGGCCCTGCGAGCGCACCGGAAGCGCTACGCGAGGGTGCCGTGGCGCAGCGCCTGAACGCGATCGGGGTCGCCGCCGAATGGCTCGACCCCCTGCATCCGCTGCCGCCGCCCTCGCCAGCGCCCGACATGCACAGCCGGATCGAGGCCTGCGCCAGCTTTGCACGCTGCCTTGCCGACCGCCTCGCGGCCTTGCCCGCTGGCCGTTTCCCGCTCGTGCTCGGCGGCGACCATGCGATCGCCACCGGCACCTGGCGCGGGCTCGGGCGGCGATGCGGGCGCGCCCCCGGACTGATCTGGGTCGACGCCCACCTCGACAGCCACACCGAGCGCAGCACCCATTCGGGCAACATCCACGGCATGCCGCTGGCTGCCCTGCTCGGCACCGGCCACCCGTCCCTCACCGCGATCCCCGGACCGGCGCTCGACCCCGCGCGCACCTGCATCATCGGCGCGCGCGCCTGGGAGCCGGAAGAGCAGGCCTTGCTCGCGCGCCTGGGCGTGCGCGTGTTCGAGATGGCCGAGATCGATCGCCGCGGCCTCGCCGCGGTGTTCGCCGAGGCGATGGCGATCGCGCGCGCCGACCCCGAGGCCGGCTTCGGGCTCAGCCTCGATCTCGACGCGCTCGACCCACAGGCCTTCCCCGCGGTGACCTGCCCGGAGGCCGACGGCCTCGACCCGCGCGCCCTCGCCGAGGCGCTGATGCGCCTGCGCACCTGCCCCGACCTGGTCGGGCTGGAAATCGTCGAATACCGCCCCGACCTCGACCCCGAGCGGCACGGCGCACGGTGGATCGCGGAATTCGCCGTCGCCGCCCTCGGCCCTGACGGCACCAGCCTGCAGGCCAGGGAAAGGCGTTACGGCGCCGCCAACTACGCCCCGCTCCCGGCGGTATTCCAGCGCGGCGAGGGCGTCTGGCTGTGGGACGTCGATGGCCGGCGCTACCTCGACATGATGAGCGCCTACTCGGCGGTGAGCTTCGGCCACAGCCACCCGCGCCTGGTAGACGCGCTCGTCACCCAGGCGCAGCGCCTGGCGCTGACCTCGCGCGCTTTTTTCAGCGACCGCCTGCCGGTCTTCCTCGAGCGCCTGTGCACCACCTTCGGCTTCGAGCGCGCGCTGCCGGTCAATACCGGGCTGGAGGCGGTGGAGACCGCGCTCAAGGCCGCGCGCAAGTGGGGCCACGAGGTCAAGGGCATCGCCCCCGAGCGCGCCCGGATCATCGCCTGCGAGGGTAATTTCCACGGCCGCTCGATCGCGATCATCGGCCTGTCCTCCAACGCGCGCTACCGTGCCGGCTTCGGCCCCTTCCCCGCCGGGCTCGAGCGTGTGCCCTTCGGCGACGCCGACGCCCTCGAAGCCGCGATCACGCCCGAAACCGCGGCGTTCCTGGTCGAGCCGATCCAGGGCGAAGGCGGCATCATCGTCCCGCCCCCGGGCTACCTGTCGCGCTGCGCCGAGATCTGCCGCCGCCATCACGTGCTGCTGATCGCCGACGAAGTGCAGACCGGGCTCGGCCGCACCGGCCGCCTGCTCGCCTGCGAGCATGAAGGCGTGCGCCCGGACGGCCTGATCCTGGGCAAGGCGCTCGGCGGCGGCCTGCTGCCGGCCTCCGCCTTCCTCGCCGACCGCGCGGTGATGGACGTATTCCGCCCCGGCGACCACGGCTCCACCTTCGGCGGCAACCCGCTGGCTGCCGCGGTCGGCACCGAAGTGCTCGCCCTGCTTGCCGAAACGCGTCCCTGGGAGCACGCCGAGCGCCTCGGGGCGAAGCTGATCGCACAACTGCGCCAGGCGAAGCTTCCCGGCGTTCGCGAAATCCGTGGTCGCGGCCTGCTCGTCGGCGTCGCCCTCGACCCGGCATTCGCCGATGCCGGCGAAGTCGCCGAACGTCTGCTCACCGCCGGCATCGCCACCCGCGACACCAATGGCAACGTGGTCCGCCTCGCCCCCCCCCTGGTGATCGACGAGGACGTGCTTGACGCTGCCGCACAGACCATCATCACCGTGCTGCGCACCTATCCCGGCCCGCACACCAGCGTGCCGCACCCGCATCCGGCCTTCATCCAGTGA